In Hyphomicrobiaceae bacterium, the following are encoded in one genomic region:
- a CDS encoding DUF447 family protein, with product MPRIVETIVTTMSARGDVHVAPLGLIEDGKHWIIAPFKPSRTLDNLRANSFAAASHTDDVRVFAGCVTGRKDWPVVPTKVVKGGRLQECVAHWELKVEHVIEDELRPRFVCALVHRETHKGWEGFNRAQAAVLELAVLTTRLKMLPPEKVENELKYLEIAISKTAGPREEEAWGWLMDKVTAWRASAR from the coding sequence ATGCCGCGCATCGTTGAAACCATCGTAACGACCATGAGCGCCCGCGGCGACGTGCACGTTGCACCGTTGGGGCTGATCGAGGATGGCAAGCATTGGATCATCGCGCCCTTCAAGCCCTCGCGCACGCTCGACAACCTGCGTGCAAACTCATTTGCGGCTGCAAGCCATACCGACGACGTGCGCGTTTTTGCCGGTTGTGTCACTGGCCGCAAGGATTGGCCCGTGGTGCCGACGAAGGTTGTTAAGGGCGGACGACTTCAGGAGTGCGTGGCGCACTGGGAGCTAAAGGTGGAGCATGTCATTGAGGATGAGCTTAGGCCGCGCTTCGTCTGCGCGCTGGTTCATCGAGAGACGCACAAGGGCTGGGAAGGCTTCAACCGTGCGCAAGCCGCCGTCCTTGAGCTCGCGGTGCTTACAACGCGCCTCAAGATGCTGCCGCCGGAAAAGGTCGAGAACGAACTGAAGTATCTTGAGATCGCGATTTCCAAGACCGCAGGGCCTCGCGAGGAGGAGGCTTGGGGGTGGCTGATGGACAAAGTCACAGCTTGGCGCGCCTCCGCTCGATGA
- a CDS encoding NUDIX domain-containing protein yields the protein MALLIPTRRDHRHRVTLGAQAVVTDGEGQVLLVRHGYRPGWHFPGGGVERGESLKTAITRELDEETGIALEQEPRLFGIYAHFDAFPGDHIVLFTVERWRRLRFPAANSEIAEHGFFALDALPDETVPPTRRRLEEIFRKGPRAPHW from the coding sequence ATGGCGTTATTAATACCAACACGACGCGACCACCGGCATCGAGTGACACTCGGTGCACAGGCCGTGGTGACTGACGGCGAGGGCCAGGTTCTTCTCGTACGCCACGGCTACCGCCCGGGCTGGCATTTTCCCGGTGGCGGTGTTGAACGCGGAGAATCGCTGAAGACCGCAATCACACGGGAACTCGACGAGGAAACGGGCATCGCTCTCGAACAGGAACCGCGCCTGTTTGGCATTTACGCGCACTTCGACGCCTTCCCTGGAGATCACATCGTTCTGTTTACCGTCGAACGCTGGCGCCGTTTGCGTTTCCCGGCCGCCAACAGTGAGATTGCCGAACACGGATTCTTCGCGCTCGATGCACTGCCGGATGAAACGGTGCCTCCGACGCGACGACGTCTAGAAGAGATTTTCCGAAAGGGTCCGCGAGCGCCGCATTGGTAG
- a CDS encoding L,D-transpeptidase family protein, which translates to MRSGSSKQLFHYFVAALAGLIVVSSADAASARRKKDVPPPEPEVELSGKAAIAVVSIKDQRISVYDASGIALRARISSGQDGYETPVGVFSILQKNAEHYSNLYDDASMPFMQRITWSGVALHAGALPGYPASHGCVRLPYNFAQKIFPLTKLGMRVVISRDDIAPVDISNPLLLAPEPIEATAMAIPTAYNEDDNADASESLMQPDVGNWPARQKLLDTLRADAREKTAASEVATQHWQDLTGQLKSHKKELSLITKRDRIEKLVDKAKDRLAKAEKRLAAARTPRSQKSAQKEKNAAEKSLATIDAKANDVRAAAQQAEESLKQLKEDIAVAEKAKTMAAQESSNARRKTMPISVFVSLKSQKLYVRQGNEPVFDTKVAIAEPDRVIGTHIFTALDYANDGNEVRWNVVTISRRTAYEDDWDDRGQRKRKSNQSYAPPVTNASEAAAALERVSIPADVRARISKYVWPGSSLIISDEELSKETGPGTDFILVSSDEPSGALLKRKRETPPPSAYYDRDFYSDRYYYRPLNRYERRVPIRPKTLFDWW; encoded by the coding sequence ATGCGTTCGGGTAGTTCGAAGCAACTTTTCCATTATTTCGTGGCGGCGCTAGCCGGATTGATCGTGGTGTCGTCCGCAGACGCCGCCTCCGCGCGCCGGAAAAAAGACGTCCCACCCCCCGAACCCGAGGTGGAGTTGAGCGGCAAGGCCGCCATCGCGGTGGTCTCCATCAAAGACCAGCGCATCTCGGTCTATGACGCAAGCGGGATTGCACTTCGCGCGCGAATTTCGAGCGGCCAGGACGGCTACGAGACGCCGGTCGGCGTGTTCAGTATTCTTCAGAAGAACGCCGAGCATTACTCAAATCTCTATGACGACGCCTCGATGCCGTTCATGCAGCGCATCACCTGGTCGGGTGTGGCGCTCCACGCCGGAGCCCTGCCTGGCTATCCTGCGTCTCACGGCTGCGTTCGCCTGCCCTATAACTTTGCCCAAAAGATCTTCCCGCTGACCAAGCTGGGCATGCGCGTGGTGATCTCCCGCGACGACATTGCCCCCGTCGACATCAGCAATCCCCTGCTGCTCGCGCCCGAGCCGATCGAGGCGACAGCAATGGCGATCCCCACCGCTTACAATGAAGATGATAACGCTGACGCAAGCGAATCTCTCATGCAACCGGACGTCGGCAATTGGCCCGCCCGCCAAAAGCTGCTGGACACCTTGAGAGCCGACGCGCGCGAAAAGACGGCTGCTTCCGAAGTCGCTACGCAGCACTGGCAGGACCTCACGGGCCAGCTTAAGAGCCACAAGAAAGAACTTTCTCTCATTACAAAGCGCGACCGCATCGAAAAGCTCGTAGACAAGGCCAAAGACCGATTGGCCAAAGCCGAAAAGAGGCTCGCCGCCGCCCGCACGCCGCGCTCGCAGAAAAGCGCGCAAAAAGAAAAGAACGCAGCCGAGAAGTCTCTCGCCACAATCGATGCCAAAGCCAATGATGTGCGAGCGGCCGCCCAGCAGGCTGAAGAAAGCCTCAAGCAGCTCAAAGAAGATATCGCCGTTGCCGAGAAGGCCAAGACAATGGCGGCACAAGAATCATCCAATGCTCGTCGCAAGACGATGCCCATCTCGGTTTTCGTAAGCCTCAAGTCTCAAAAGCTTTACGTTCGCCAGGGCAACGAACCCGTCTTCGACACCAAGGTGGCGATTGCGGAGCCGGATCGGGTCATCGGAACCCATATCTTCACCGCACTCGACTACGCCAACGACGGCAATGAAGTGCGCTGGAACGTGGTTACTATCTCGCGTCGCACCGCGTATGAAGACGATTGGGACGATCGCGGCCAACGCAAGCGAAAAAGCAATCAAAGCTATGCCCCACCCGTCACCAATGCTTCTGAGGCCGCAGCCGCATTGGAGCGCGTGTCGATCCCAGCGGATGTGCGCGCCCGCATTTCCAAGTATGTCTGGCCGGGCTCCTCGCTCATTATCTCCGACGAGGAGCTGAGCAAGGAAACGGGCCCCGGCACCGATTTCATCCTCGTGTCTAGCGACGAGCCTTCAGGTGCGCTCTTGAAGCGCAAGCGCGAGACCCCACCACCGTCGGCCTACTACGACCGGGACTTCTATAGTGACCGTTATTACTATCGCCCCTTGAACCGCTATGAACGCCGGGTGCCGATACGGCCGAAGACCTTGTTCGATTGGTGGTGA
- a CDS encoding PAS domain S-box protein, with the protein MSELSAWPQKQARTIRFRILSLIGFILFPLILASIWMTYDSASTKRRIVELERLEITNRISSAVDQQIAIPIGMLVGLAVADELVQGDFADFRRQASKLVPEPNITRIWAFTPKGKVKATTETDPKTPADYALDPVTMERVFSGQPAVSPVRGEGLSHATVVISAPVKSNGKVIFGLAAEIRVASLSSIFADHGLGKNWAAAIVDRNNRYVARSLDAENRVGHEARPELGVVATGPNQSGTFENVTYEGVEMVNSFRRSELTGWTTVVAVPQAELEAPLRKALAWSLLGSTSLVLASLWLASLMASRISEPIQNLSQFASALAGGRPVPDSVHHITELDEVREALEKSIAQSARLAAIVASSGDAIMSIGLDGKIMSWNKGAEDLFGYTAEEIIGQPKSILVPTGNESEFTTQRSLVLSGESVRADSVRQKKNGQLVDVSLNSAPIRRPDGTIIGTSSIMHDISERKAEEEHRQFLMREVAHRSKNQLAIIQAIAGQTARHSGSIDDFIVAFRQRLQGLATSHDLLVNQNWRNIPLRRLVEHQIGILTGIKNESVEVSGPDVNLSPQASEAIGLALHELATNSIKYGALSVPTGRVEIRWTLQPSEDAKQNLVLEWQEHGGPPVNPPSSKGFGTQVLETLTARSVQGEAQTLYLTEGLHWILKFPVATTGSLKGA; encoded by the coding sequence ATGAGCGAGTTGAGTGCCTGGCCTCAAAAACAAGCACGGACGATTCGATTTCGGATCCTTTCGCTCATCGGCTTTATTCTGTTTCCTCTTATCCTCGCCTCCATCTGGATGACTTACGATTCCGCGTCCACGAAGCGGCGAATTGTCGAACTCGAACGCCTGGAAATCACTAATCGCATCTCATCGGCGGTCGACCAACAGATCGCAATTCCGATTGGCATGCTGGTTGGACTGGCGGTCGCCGATGAATTGGTTCAAGGCGATTTCGCAGACTTTCGCAGACAGGCTTCGAAGCTTGTTCCAGAGCCCAACATAACGCGGATTTGGGCCTTCACCCCCAAAGGCAAAGTCAAGGCCACAACAGAAACAGATCCTAAGACCCCGGCAGACTATGCGTTAGATCCTGTTACGATGGAGAGAGTTTTCTCGGGACAACCCGCAGTGTCCCCGGTCCGCGGTGAAGGCTTGTCACACGCGACCGTTGTTATCTCAGCTCCGGTGAAGAGCAATGGCAAGGTGATATTCGGGCTTGCCGCCGAAATCCGCGTCGCTTCACTGAGCAGCATCTTTGCAGATCACGGATTGGGAAAGAATTGGGCTGCAGCCATAGTTGATCGAAACAATCGCTATGTCGCCCGAAGCCTGGACGCCGAGAATAGGGTTGGTCACGAAGCGCGCCCCGAGTTGGGCGTTGTGGCGACCGGACCAAACCAATCTGGCACGTTCGAGAACGTGACCTACGAAGGCGTCGAGATGGTCAATTCTTTTCGCCGCTCGGAACTTACCGGATGGACGACTGTCGTGGCCGTTCCCCAGGCCGAATTGGAAGCACCACTGCGAAAAGCACTCGCTTGGTCACTGCTTGGCAGCACAAGCCTCGTGCTCGCATCGTTGTGGCTGGCCTCGCTCATGGCGTCACGAATTTCTGAGCCGATCCAAAATCTCAGCCAATTTGCAAGCGCGCTCGCCGGAGGGCGGCCTGTTCCAGACTCAGTTCATCACATAACGGAACTGGATGAAGTTCGCGAGGCGCTCGAAAAGTCGATAGCACAGAGCGCACGCCTTGCCGCTATTGTTGCCTCCTCGGGCGACGCCATCATGAGCATTGGTCTCGATGGTAAGATCATGAGCTGGAACAAGGGCGCTGAGGACCTGTTCGGCTACACGGCCGAAGAAATTATCGGGCAGCCTAAGTCCATTCTCGTCCCAACTGGAAATGAGTCCGAATTCACGACACAACGCTCACTGGTGTTGTCGGGAGAGTCGGTACGGGCTGATAGCGTTAGACAAAAAAAGAACGGCCAGCTTGTCGATGTCTCGCTCAACTCTGCGCCAATCCGGCGGCCCGACGGAACGATTATCGGCACGTCCTCGATTATGCACGACATAAGCGAGCGCAAAGCCGAGGAAGAACATCGCCAGTTCTTGATGCGAGAGGTGGCCCACCGTTCCAAGAACCAACTTGCGATCATCCAGGCAATTGCCGGACAGACGGCGCGCCATTCCGGATCGATTGACGACTTTATCGTAGCGTTCCGGCAGCGGCTGCAAGGCCTCGCGACATCACACGATCTTCTGGTCAACCAAAATTGGCGCAACATCCCCTTAAGGCGACTGGTAGAGCACCAGATCGGCATCCTGACCGGGATTAAGAACGAGAGCGTTGAGGTCTCGGGGCCTGACGTTAATCTCTCACCGCAAGCATCCGAGGCGATCGGATTGGCTCTCCATGAGTTGGCGACGAACTCAATCAAATATGGCGCATTATCCGTCCCGACAGGTCGCGTTGAGATCCGTTGGACCCTTCAGCCAAGTGAAGACGCAAAGCAGAATTTGGTTCTGGAGTGGCAAGAACACGGAGGTCCGCCAGTGAACCCACCAAGCTCGAAGGGCTTTGGGACACAAGTGCTCGAAACGCTCACAGCTAGATCCGTCCAGGGCGAGGCACAGACCCTCTACCTCACTGAGGGCTTGCACTGGATCTTGAAATTTCCAGTGGCCACGACGGGCAGCCTAAAGGGAGCTTGA
- a CDS encoding P1 family peptidase, with product MRNLITDVAGLSVGNAHDPTVASGVTVAIFDEPAVASVAIHGGAPGVCDTALLEPEASVERVDALFLSGGSAFGLSAGGGVLAYLRARGRGFQVGNIHVPIAPGAVLFDLAQAGATDWSGIPPWWELGYRAAAEAASRFDLGTAGAGFGATTANVKGGLGSSSATTSEGFTVGALVAVNAVGSALIGDGPHFWAGLDEHESEFGGLGSPAHLPPTAFDMAIKGDGNPRANTTIAMVATDALLTKAQARRVAIMAHDGLARAIRPSHAPMDGDLIFAAATGKAKRAPDLRQLSDIGFVAARCMARAVAIGIYRATSLPAPGSLPAYRDRFRP from the coding sequence ATGCGAAATCTCATTACCGATGTGGCAGGCCTGAGCGTCGGGAACGCACACGACCCAACCGTTGCCTCAGGCGTCACCGTCGCGATCTTCGATGAACCCGCCGTCGCATCGGTCGCTATCCACGGCGGGGCGCCCGGCGTGTGCGATACCGCATTGCTGGAACCAGAGGCGTCTGTCGAACGGGTAGACGCGCTATTCTTGTCAGGAGGCTCCGCGTTCGGGCTCAGTGCTGGCGGGGGGGTGCTCGCCTATCTGCGCGCGCGAGGGCGCGGCTTTCAGGTGGGAAACATTCACGTACCTATTGCCCCAGGCGCTGTCCTTTTCGACCTGGCGCAAGCAGGCGCAACCGATTGGAGCGGGATTCCGCCATGGTGGGAGCTTGGCTACCGTGCGGCAGCGGAGGCAGCCAGCCGGTTCGACCTCGGCACAGCGGGTGCAGGCTTCGGAGCGACAACGGCCAACGTCAAAGGCGGCCTCGGCTCCTCCAGCGCCACGACGTCGGAAGGTTTTACCGTCGGCGCACTGGTCGCGGTTAACGCCGTGGGGTCGGCACTAATCGGTGACGGACCACATTTCTGGGCGGGACTAGACGAGCACGAAAGCGAGTTCGGGGGACTAGGCAGCCCGGCACACCTCCCTCCCACGGCATTCGACATGGCCATCAAGGGAGACGGAAACCCGCGAGCGAACACAACCATCGCCATGGTTGCCACGGATGCATTGCTGACCAAAGCTCAGGCCCGGCGGGTCGCCATCATGGCGCACGATGGTCTGGCCCGCGCCATCCGCCCCTCCCATGCACCGATGGACGGTGATCTCATTTTCGCGGCAGCCACTGGCAAGGCCAAGCGCGCACCAGATCTCAGACAGCTCTCCGACATCGGTTTTGTGGCAGCCCGGTGTATGGCTCGAGCGGTCGCTATCGGAATTTACCGAGCCACCTCCCTGCCTGCGCCAGGAAGTTTGCCAGCGTACCGCGATCGCTTTCGACCCTGA
- a CDS encoding transcriptional activator RfaH: MNVKSAIVSGDVENLSCNEAGQWLAIATHPHKERAAIENLERQDFQTYCPMVRKRIRHARRVQDVLRPLFPGYVFAALSAGQSWRSIHSTLGVRRVIAFGETPGMLSGDFISALRAREIDGAIVKPSQDYQVGQTVRMTGAAFEGLVATIVEMDEKQRLVVLLDLLNQTVRVHTDVHGIRET; encoded by the coding sequence ATGAATGTCAAGTCAGCCATCGTCAGCGGTGACGTTGAGAATTTGTCCTGCAACGAGGCGGGGCAATGGCTTGCGATCGCGACCCACCCGCACAAGGAACGCGCCGCAATCGAGAATCTCGAACGGCAGGATTTTCAGACATATTGCCCGATGGTGCGTAAGAGGATCCGCCACGCGCGCCGCGTGCAGGACGTGCTGCGACCGTTGTTTCCCGGCTACGTCTTCGCAGCCCTGAGTGCTGGTCAGTCGTGGCGAAGTATTCACTCCACGCTAGGGGTTCGTCGTGTCATCGCGTTCGGAGAAACCCCAGGGATGCTGTCAGGCGACTTCATATCTGCTCTACGCGCGCGAGAGATCGACGGCGCCATCGTGAAGCCGTCGCAGGACTACCAGGTCGGGCAAACGGTGCGCATGACAGGTGCTGCCTTTGAAGGCCTTGTGGCAACGATCGTCGAAATGGACGAGAAGCAGCGTCTTGTCGTTTTGCTGGACCTTTTGAACCAGACGGTACGAGTCCACACCGACGTTCACGGTATCCGCGAGACATAA
- a CDS encoding YdcF family protein, with translation MTFAAMGFGWIVLAGFLPIGNVLIFPLEERFPSISDEQLKSRNDVAGIIMLGGFEDGWVSAGRGRLMVNEAAERLTETVRLARMFDKTKVVFTGGVGRLVGDAEATGPVADYLRDMGIDNARIMTEGVSRNTFQNAVFTREVVSPKSGETWLLVTSAFHMPRAMGVFRKAGFDVLAFPVDYRTRGPGDMLRPFNSIPDGLKRADVAVKEWIGLVAYWISGRSSALFPQA, from the coding sequence ATGACCTTTGCAGCGATGGGGTTTGGCTGGATCGTGCTCGCCGGGTTTCTACCGATCGGCAATGTTTTGATCTTTCCCCTTGAAGAGCGCTTTCCCTCGATCTCCGATGAACAACTCAAGTCTCGCAACGACGTTGCGGGCATCATCATGCTTGGCGGATTTGAAGACGGGTGGGTGAGTGCCGGGCGCGGCCGTTTGATGGTCAACGAAGCTGCGGAACGCTTGACCGAAACCGTGCGTCTTGCGCGCATGTTCGATAAGACAAAGGTTGTCTTCACCGGGGGCGTCGGTCGGCTTGTGGGAGACGCGGAGGCTACTGGCCCCGTCGCCGATTATCTGCGGGATATGGGAATAGATAACGCGCGGATAATGACCGAGGGTGTTTCTAGAAACACGTTTCAAAACGCCGTGTTCACGCGCGAGGTGGTATCGCCGAAGTCTGGGGAGACGTGGCTGCTCGTTACCTCAGCCTTTCACATGCCGCGCGCAATGGGGGTGTTTCGAAAAGCGGGTTTCGACGTTCTGGCGTTTCCCGTCGATTACCGGACCCGCGGACCGGGCGACATGCTGCGGCCCTTCAATTCAATTCCCGATGGATTGAAGCGTGCGGATGTGGCCGTGAAAGAATGGATCGGCCTGGTCGCCTATTGGATCAGCGGCCGGTCTAGCGCCCTGTTCCCGCAAGCCTAG
- the gmd gene encoding GDP-mannose 4,6-dehydratase gives MTQKVALITGVTGQDGAYLARLLLDKGYVVHGVKRRSSSFNTARVDDLYIDPHEGKTRFFMHYGDLTDATNLIRLVQEHQPDEIYNLAAQSHVQVSFETPEYTANADALGTLRLLEAIRILGIGDKVRFYQASTSELYGKARETPQKETTPFYPRSPYAAAKLYAYWITVNYREAYGMHASNGILFNHEGPTRGETFVTRKITRAVAAIHHGLQKQLYLGNLDAKRDWGHARDFVEGMWLMLQQPEADDYVLATGETHSVREFVELAFSCVDRKIAWRGKGADEIGYDSATGDELVRIDPRYFRPTEVDLLLGDPSKAHQKLGWSHKTSFKELVSEMVASDLALVERETWRNDRTAG, from the coding sequence ATGACCCAAAAAGTCGCACTCATTACCGGTGTTACCGGCCAGGATGGCGCGTATCTGGCGCGTTTGCTGCTTGATAAGGGCTATGTCGTTCACGGCGTAAAGCGGCGCTCCTCATCTTTCAACACGGCTCGTGTCGATGATCTTTATATCGACCCGCATGAAGGCAAGACGCGCTTCTTCATGCACTATGGCGACCTTACCGATGCCACCAATCTCATCAGGCTCGTGCAAGAGCACCAACCAGATGAGATCTATAATCTGGCCGCCCAGAGCCACGTACAGGTTAGCTTCGAGACACCAGAGTACACCGCCAACGCCGATGCGCTCGGCACGCTGCGTCTCCTGGAAGCGATACGAATTCTCGGCATTGGAGACAAAGTTCGCTTCTATCAGGCATCGACGTCTGAGCTGTACGGCAAGGCTCGGGAGACCCCACAGAAAGAGACCACGCCATTCTATCCGCGCTCTCCTTATGCCGCCGCAAAACTCTATGCCTATTGGATCACAGTGAACTACCGTGAAGCCTACGGTATGCATGCATCAAACGGTATCCTGTTCAATCACGAAGGGCCCACTCGAGGCGAGACATTCGTGACGCGCAAAATCACGCGCGCTGTCGCTGCGATCCATCATGGGCTGCAAAAGCAATTGTATTTGGGCAATCTCGACGCCAAGCGCGATTGGGGACATGCGCGCGACTTTGTCGAGGGCATGTGGCTTATGTTGCAACAGCCAGAGGCTGACGATTACGTTCTGGCGACGGGAGAGACGCACTCGGTTCGCGAATTCGTCGAGCTCGCTTTCTCCTGCGTGGACCGCAAAATCGCTTGGCGCGGTAAGGGCGCAGACGAGATCGGCTATGACAGTGCGACCGGCGATGAGCTTGTACGCATCGATCCTCGCTATTTCCGTCCAACGGAAGTCGATTTGCTTCTCGGCGATCCAAGCAAGGCGCACCAGAAACTCGGGTGGTCGCACAAGACGTCCTTCAAGGAGCTCGTCAGCGAAATGGTTGCCAGCGACCTTGCGCTTGTTGAGCGCGAGACTTGGCGTAACGATCGCACTGCAGGCTGA
- a CDS encoding GDP-L-fucose synthase, whose amino-acid sequence MSTQAAPYRYDLEGKRIFVAGHRGMVGSAIVRRLKRENCEIITAAHTELDLIRQREVEGFFESVRPQAVFMAAARVGGISANDRYPADFLYDNLVIEANVVRAAFQTGVEKLLFLGSSCIYPRLAPQPITEDALLSGPLEPTNEWYAIAKIAGIKLAQAYRRQHGCDYISAMPTNLYGPGDNYDLETSHVIPALIRKAHEAKLNSASSFTLWGSGAPRREFLHADDCADALVHIMKMYTGEQHINVGSGEDMTIDELARLVAEVVGFKGGIEHDLSKPDGTPRKLMSADKLRTLGWRPSIGLRDGLASAYKDFLASIRS is encoded by the coding sequence ATGAGCACGCAAGCAGCGCCTTATCGCTATGATCTTGAAGGAAAGCGCATTTTTGTCGCAGGGCATCGCGGGATGGTAGGTTCCGCTATCGTGCGGCGGCTGAAGCGAGAGAACTGCGAGATCATAACCGCTGCGCACACGGAGCTTGATCTGATCCGCCAGAGGGAGGTTGAGGGATTTTTCGAAAGCGTGCGGCCGCAGGCTGTCTTTATGGCCGCCGCGCGTGTGGGGGGGATCTCGGCAAACGATCGCTACCCAGCCGATTTTCTCTACGACAATCTGGTGATCGAGGCGAACGTGGTGCGCGCCGCATTCCAGACCGGCGTGGAGAAGCTGCTGTTCTTGGGGTCATCGTGCATCTATCCGAGACTGGCGCCCCAGCCAATCACGGAAGACGCACTTTTGAGCGGACCTCTGGAGCCGACCAACGAGTGGTACGCCATTGCAAAGATCGCGGGCATCAAGCTCGCGCAAGCCTACCGTCGCCAGCACGGCTGCGACTACATCAGCGCGATGCCGACAAATCTCTACGGGCCCGGCGACAATTACGATCTGGAAACGTCGCACGTCATCCCGGCGTTGATCCGCAAGGCTCACGAAGCCAAGCTGAATAGCGCGTCGTCATTCACACTGTGGGGTAGCGGCGCTCCGCGGCGCGAGTTCCTGCATGCTGACGATTGTGCCGACGCGCTCGTCCACATCATGAAGATGTATACGGGCGAGCAGCACATCAACGTCGGGTCTGGCGAGGATATGACGATTGATGAACTGGCGCGGCTCGTCGCAGAAGTCGTGGGGTTCAAGGGGGGGATCGAGCACGATCTCAGTAAGCCCGATGGGACACCACGAAAGCTGATGAGCGCCGACAAGTTGCGCACGTTAGGCTGGAGGCCATCAATCGGACTGCGCGATGGTCTTGCGTCGGCTTACAAGGATTTTCTCGCGAGCATCCGCTCCTGA
- a CDS encoding YdcF family protein: MPVAAVSAVLLLSSGPLPDVPLFTTLLSERFPRTTLSDNAPVDGVIALGGLGVRMIEAVRLARKFPNSKLIITGRGEDPWALYAVQAGVARDRIVLEPKSRNTFENAVFSSRLAHPNKNERWLLVTSAAHMPRAMGVFRKAGFNTLAWPLSPDYDSPESARHEWLGLAAYRLLGRTDVWFPAPQNPNRKDLGMPSVALMGDATRSSAEFQERMLARKSL, translated from the coding sequence ATGCCGGTCGCCGCGGTCAGCGCTGTCCTTCTGTTATCCAGCGGCCCGCTCCCAGATGTTCCGCTTTTCACTACCCTGCTCAGCGAGCGCTTTCCCCGCACGACGCTTTCAGACAACGCACCCGTTGACGGGGTGATCGCACTTGGTGGTCTCGGCGTCCGAATGATCGAGGCCGTTCGTCTTGCGCGCAAATTTCCGAATTCAAAGCTTATCATCACCGGGCGGGGAGAAGATCCCTGGGCACTCTATGCCGTTCAAGCTGGCGTCGCGCGCGATCGCATCGTGCTAGAGCCAAAGTCGCGCAACACGTTTGAGAACGCAGTCTTCTCAAGCCGCCTAGCCCACCCGAACAAGAACGAACGCTGGCTGCTTGTCACCAGCGCTGCGCATATGCCGCGCGCGATGGGCGTTTTTCGCAAAGCAGGCTTCAACACACTCGCTTGGCCGCTTTCTCCCGACTACGACAGTCCGGAGTCTGCACGCCATGAATGGCTGGGGCTCGCCGCCTACCGCCTGCTCGGGCGGACCGACGTCTGGTTCCCTGCGCCGCAAAACCCAAATCGGAAAGATCTCGGTATGCCTAGCGTCGCACTGATGGGCGACGCGACACGTTCGTCGGCGGAGTTTCAGGAGCGGATGCTCGCGAGAAAATCCTTGTAA